Within the Candidatus Tanganyikabacteria bacterium genome, the region CCTCGCTCCGGGCAAGACTTACGTCGCCCGCCGCGCCGGCGCGAAGATCGTGCTGGCCGAGGGCCAGACGGAAGTGCTGCGCGCCGATCCCCCCCTCGAAATCCGGAGCGATGCGGCGGTTGGTCTCGGTTTTGGCGGGCGCCGGTACCGCGGCTCGTTCCAGTTGATAGCGCCGCCGGGCGGCGGCGGCGGCGTCACGCTGATCAACGCGGTGCCCCCGGAGGACTACCTCTACGGCGTGCTGCCGGCCGAGATGGCCACCGGGTGGCTGATCGAGGCGCTGAAAGCGCAGGCGGTGGCCGCCCGTACCTACGCGATCGCCAACCTCGGGCGGCGCGCCGCGCTCGGGTTCGACCTCTACGACACCACGGCCGACCAGGTTTACAAGGGCTTCACCATCGAGAAGCCCGACACGAACTCGGCGGTCGACGGCACGCGGGGGCAGGTGCTCACCTGGCAGGAGCGCCCGATAGCCGCCTTCTTCCACGCCTCCTCGGGCGGAGAGACCGACGACGCGGTGGCGGTCTGGGGCCAGGACCTGCCATACATCCAGGGAGTGGTGGACCTCGATCCGTCGCCCCATGCCCGGTGGTCGGCGAGTTTCGACGCCGGAACGCTTGGCTCGGCGATCGCCGCCCTGGGCTCGGGAGTCGGAACGCTGCAAG harbors:
- a CDS encoding SpoIID/LytB domain-containing protein produces the protein MRRVARVSGFLALLLGAGCSIPPALVAPLGTFPPLSQVDGALGTRSSAAVPAALKIGLAVAESDVAVAVHAAASAGDVALAPGKTYVARRAGAKIVLAEGQTEVLRADPPLEIRSDAAVGLGFGGRRYRGSFQLIAPPGGGGGVTLINAVPPEDYLYGVLPAEMATGWLIEALKAQAVAARTYAIANLGRRAALGFDLYDTTADQVYKGFTIEKPDTNSAVDGTRGQVLTWQERPIAAFFHASSGGETDDAVAVWGQDLPYIQGVVDLDPSPHARWSASFDAGTLGSAIAALGSGVGTLQGLTVSKTTPHGRARWLEARGTAGTATVDANALRMKLGLKSTRYLLTREGAGYKFAGGGWGHGLGMSQWGARAYAQQGEGYQAILARYYADTTLK